The Candidatus Zixiibacteriota bacterium genomic sequence AGCCCGCCGTATGAACTCGCGCCGGGGTAATTGCATTTTCTCCCGGGCCAGTGCGTCGGGGCGGCTCATCCCCCGCGCAACAAGTCTCGACAAGCGGGATTCACGTGATGCCTCGACGACCAATACGAAATCGATCAGTCGCCCCAGCCGCCACTGCAGCAACAGGGCGGCGTCAATTACGACTATCTCATGATAATTCCGAGCGTTGCGCACCTGGCGGCGAAGCTCTTTGAGGAGGTGAGGGTGAACGACTTCGTTCAGTTTATCACGTGACCGCTTGTCAGCAAAGGCCAATGCAGCCAACTGCTTCCGGCGAATCCTGCCGGCACCATCGACGATATCAGATCCGAATGCCCGCATTAGTGACCTGCGCAGGGCGGCTGACTTATCCACGACATCCCGCCCAATCCGGTCGGCGTCGATGACCGCCGCGCCCAGACGCGCGAATTCCCGCGCGGCGGTGGTCTTCCCTGCGCCGATTAGTCCGGTCAGGCCAACAATCATAGGCTGTGGAGTCAAAGTCCTATTCTGACAACAAATTCCGCGATGGCAGGATTGTACTCGCCCTCCGGCTCCGGGGAGTATGGCCCGACGATGAATTCGTGCGGAGACGGTGGCAACAGCACGACATGGTCCCTCGGCACCGAGATGTGATTTAACACCTGGGCAAGGCTGAAATCAAGGGCCACGTCCGTCGTTACCCCTACCGAGATCCCGACTGCGAACCTCAGCCCCGGCCGGAAACCAGAGAATTCGCGACCGGTGTTTGTGCCCCAATGTATGGGCAGCCAGAAACCGGTTTCCAGGTACGGGATGACCACTCTCACTCGGGCATTGATGTGCAGGCCGAGATCGAATGCGACTGTGTGGAAGGAGGCAGATTTCCCGAGTCTGGTCACACTGTTGTGCGCGACACCGGCACGAAGAGCGACTATGGGATGAAAGAAGTAGTACACGCGCCCCGCCACCGATGGCACATAGGTGTACCTGTCGAGGTCATCGACCCGGAAGTCGATACCGATACCGATTTGCAAGGGCGGTTCCCGGCGTGATCCCCTGCCGCTTGTACCGAACTCATCGGTGCTTTGTGCCGCAACCGAGCCGGCGAGCATTCCCATAAACAGACCGGTCACGAAGATGCTTGTTTTCTGAAATGCCATTTTGATAACCCCGATTATTTGGCCTCCAGCCAGTTCTGGCCGGTCCCGACATCGGCAACCAGCGGCACCTTCAGTTTAGCCGCATTCTCCATCTCGGTCTTCACCAGTTGGCTGACATCTTCAAGCTCCGACTTATGGACGTCGAACACCAGCTCATCGTGCACCTGTAAAACCATGCGCGAGTGCATTGGCTGCAGCCGGCGATCGATATCGATCATGGCCACTTTAATAATATCCGCAGCGGTACCCTGGATAGGCGTGTTAATCGCGGTCCGCTCCGCAAACTGGCGCACGTTGAAGTTCTTGTCGTTGATTTCCGGCAGATAACGTCGACGGTTGTACAACGTGGTGACGTATCCGTTCTCGCGCGCGAATGCGATAGTCGCATCCATGTACTTTTTGATCCCGGGATAACGGGCAAAGTACGTGTCTATGAACTGCTTTGACTCCTCGACATTCATGTCTGTTTGCTGCGACAAGCCATAGGCCGAAACGCCGTAGATTACCGCGAAATTCGCGGTTTTGGCGACCCGGCGCATTGCCGGCGTGACGGCGCTCATGTTCACGCCGTATACCTCGGCCGCGGTGCGGGCGTGGATGTCCTCGGCGTTGTTAAACGCCTGGATTAATCCTGGATCGTCGGTGTAGTGCGCTAAAATGCGAAGTTCGATCTGGCTGTAGTCGGCCGCAAGCAGCGTGTGATCGGAGTCCCGAGGAA encodes the following:
- the coaE gene encoding dephospho-CoA kinase (Dephospho-CoA kinase (CoaE) performs the final step in coenzyme A biosynthesis.); amino-acid sequence: MIVGLTGLIGAGKTTAAREFARLGAAVIDADRIGRDVVDKSAALRRSLMRAFGSDIVDGAGRIRRKQLAALAFADKRSRDKLNEVVHPHLLKELRRQVRNARNYHEIVVIDAALLLQWRLGRLIDFVLVVEASRESRLSRLVARGMSRPDALAREKMQLPRREFIRRADRVIRNNTTTDDLARKIQRLHAQLMRHSN